The Kangiella marina genome window below encodes:
- a CDS encoding efflux RND transporter periplasmic adaptor subunit encodes MNSKKKNLWLSVILPIIILAGVIVLFKVMTSSKPKAFNRKAPETVETVEVRPVQFEDYQVFIDSYGNIEASTSSQLVAQVSGQVMSVAENFKTGLPIAKGQELLRIDARDYQIEVRIARAEVANAQLALNEEKARSEQALKDWKKINPNKTANALVLREPQLASAQAKLDAAIARLEKAKLTLSRSTVVAPYDGYIVERLVSVGELINSNTPVATIFSSDSLEVRLPVPSNKVQFLKSPNKKAAQVKLEADFAGETESWIVPLDRSDSVIDEQTRQWYITAKLPSDFLSANPKIKVGQFVSAEIEGELLSDVLVVPSTVLTADDQVFFYANESVSRRDIHILWQDEKHTVIAPNKSEPIIEEGEQLVTSRLTFVADGAKARLKDAAMKAEGDPEANATTNSTVE; translated from the coding sequence ATGAACAGTAAAAAGAAAAATCTTTGGTTATCGGTTATTTTACCCATCATCATCCTTGCTGGAGTTATCGTTTTATTCAAGGTGATGACGAGTAGTAAGCCTAAAGCCTTTAATCGCAAAGCTCCGGAAACTGTCGAAACGGTAGAGGTTAGGCCGGTACAGTTTGAAGATTATCAAGTGTTTATAGACTCTTACGGTAACATTGAAGCCTCAACATCCAGTCAGCTCGTGGCGCAGGTTTCTGGGCAAGTGATGTCAGTTGCCGAAAACTTTAAAACCGGCCTGCCAATTGCTAAAGGACAGGAGTTATTAAGGATTGACGCTAGGGATTATCAGATTGAAGTCCGTATCGCCAGAGCTGAAGTTGCTAACGCTCAGCTTGCACTTAATGAAGAAAAAGCGCGTTCAGAGCAGGCGCTAAAAGACTGGAAAAAAATTAATCCTAATAAAACGGCAAATGCCCTCGTTTTACGTGAGCCGCAGTTAGCTTCGGCACAAGCTAAACTGGACGCGGCAATTGCTCGTTTAGAAAAAGCCAAGCTCACATTGAGTCGCTCGACCGTGGTAGCACCATATGATGGCTATATTGTTGAGCGCTTAGTCAGCGTTGGCGAGTTGATAAATAGCAATACTCCGGTTGCGACAATATTTTCGAGTGACTCGCTCGAAGTTAGGCTGCCTGTACCAAGTAACAAAGTTCAGTTTTTAAAGTCACCTAACAAGAAAGCTGCTCAAGTTAAATTAGAAGCTGACTTCGCTGGAGAAACCGAGTCTTGGATTGTTCCCCTTGATAGAAGTGATAGTGTGATTGATGAGCAAACGCGCCAGTGGTATATCACCGCTAAGTTACCCTCCGATTTTTTAAGCGCTAACCCTAAAATAAAGGTAGGACAGTTTGTCAGTGCCGAGATTGAGGGCGAGTTGCTGTCTGATGTGCTGGTCGTGCCTTCAACCGTATTAACCGCCGATGATCAGGTATTCTTTTATGCCAATGAAAGCGTTAGTCGACGTGACATTCATATCTTATGGCAAGATGAAAAACATACGGTCATAGCGCCAAATAAGTCAGAGCCAATAATCGAAGAGGGCGAGCAGTTGGTGACTTCCCGCTTAACTTTTGTCGCAGATGGCGCAAAAGCTCGCTTGAAAGATGCCGCGATGAAGGCTGAGGGTGATCCAGAAGCCAATGCCACCACAAACTCTACTGTGGAGTAG